Proteins encoded in a region of the Fimbriimonadia bacterium genome:
- a CDS encoding ABC transporter permease → MRRNLLALVGSQQFGLLVVILALGVVLTLFAGTHTNRVTGAEVNNFLNAATLMQVATFASFFAIMAVGVTMVIITAGIDLSVGSTYALAGVLSAMVLRDLELTGGAAIGVGVLVCCGLGTLCGLLNGIMITWLGVHPFIITLGTMWVYRGIAFVTSRAESILVPSSLTDLAKANLGLGKQLYPVPMLVMLAVAVCGWLYLTKTVSGRRVFAVGGNVEAARYSGVRIKRVLIAVYTISGLTAGIAAFIAAGYFGAASSADATGYELYVIASAVVGGASLAGGKGSAISAMLGALLIALMQQSIRTLHFDQKYEWIIIGCAIIIAVVLDRVSARLGSKRLLKAKT, encoded by the coding sequence ATGCGTCGCAACCTCTTGGCTCTCGTCGGCTCTCAGCAGTTCGGGCTGCTCGTGGTGATCCTGGCGCTCGGAGTGGTGCTCACGCTGTTCGCGGGTACCCACACCAACCGCGTGACCGGGGCGGAGGTGAACAACTTCCTGAATGCCGCGACTCTGATGCAGGTTGCCACCTTTGCCAGCTTCTTTGCGATCATGGCGGTGGGGGTGACCATGGTGATCATCACCGCCGGGATCGATCTGTCCGTCGGTTCCACCTATGCGCTCGCCGGAGTGCTTTCGGCGATGGTGCTCAGGGACCTAGAGCTGACGGGCGGAGCAGCGATCGGCGTCGGGGTCTTAGTGTGCTGCGGGCTCGGCACGCTGTGTGGGCTCCTGAACGGCATCATGATTACCTGGCTCGGCGTGCACCCTTTCATCATCACCTTGGGAACCATGTGGGTGTATCGCGGAATCGCGTTCGTCACTAGCCGGGCGGAAAGCATCCTCGTCCCCAGCTCGCTGACAGACCTGGCGAAGGCGAACCTCGGGCTCGGCAAACAGCTCTATCCCGTGCCGATGTTAGTGATGCTAGCGGTGGCGGTATGCGGCTGGCTGTACCTCACCAAGACGGTCAGCGGCCGACGTGTGTTCGCGGTGGGTGGAAATGTGGAGGCAGCTCGATACTCCGGGGTACGTATCAAGCGGGTACTGATCGCAGTGTATACGATCTCCGGGCTCACGGCAGGCATCGCGGCGTTCATCGCGGCTGGATACTTCGGGGCGGCATCTAGTGCCGACGCGACGGGCTACGAGCTGTATGTGATTGCATCTGCGGTGGTGGGCGGGGCGAGTCTTGCGGGAGGCAAAGGGAGCGCGATCAGCGCTATGTTAGGCGCCCTTCTGATCGCGCTCATGCAGCAATCCATCCGCACGCTGCATTTCGACCAGAAGTACGAGTGGATTATCATCGGCTGCGCGATTATCATCGCGGTCGTGCTTGATCGCGTGAGCGCGCGGCTCGGTTCGAAGCGACTGCTTAAGGCGAAGACTTAG
- a CDS encoding GAF domain-containing protein produces MYETTEKYASLITELDGSPEIRSFLDRISEAAIALTDADNALVAVVDYFAGVLRIEGGAGADWDESKRSVEIGVGDDRGLGITAYVAASRQPYNSGDVTADAHYRSFVSSTRSELALPIVDNHDRLRGVLNVESDKGNAFSDQHIALLKPLAALCELALQLGVERGRQEAFISMGHVLASDPDEETLLHEVLRIAAEMLAFEACSIFVWSSEARAYVLRATRGDLEGQVGTAMYTDGEGLTGKVAETGTAIRLANPTEHPDWRGKYLEMPAEEISAFLAVPIPGRDRMVGVMRVLRRRRGSPWIDNSFTANNERVLAALAALLGSGLGSIRAVRRLVQSERMAAWGEMSARSAHMIGNRAFAIQGDLNELRYVIEQPNPDMGAIRDLVNSLSANLDRLEEILSEFRDFVKATHLALDTTDINELVRSTLAEMFPKRTAIELKVSLQEDLPPVQCDAGKMRRVVSEIIENALHFQESGTFRVSTALAEEQDFRSARMSTPGRPYVKLVFEDEGPGVPADMKLSIFDPFRTSRVKGMGLGLSIAKGIVDAHGGRLYEDGVPGTGARFVILLPVGKTPERKAKDV; encoded by the coding sequence ATGTACGAAACTACGGAGAAGTACGCCTCACTAATCACCGAGCTCGACGGCTCCCCTGAGATCAGGTCCTTCTTGGACAGGATCAGTGAGGCAGCCATCGCGCTGACCGACGCAGACAACGCTCTGGTGGCCGTGGTGGACTACTTCGCTGGCGTCCTCCGCATCGAAGGCGGTGCGGGAGCCGATTGGGACGAAAGCAAGCGAAGCGTCGAGATCGGCGTCGGAGACGATAGGGGATTGGGCATCACGGCGTATGTGGCGGCATCCCGCCAGCCCTACAACAGCGGGGATGTGACCGCGGATGCGCACTACCGCAGCTTCGTGTCTTCCACCCGCAGTGAACTGGCGCTGCCCATTGTGGACAATCACGATCGGCTCCGCGGTGTGCTGAACGTCGAGAGCGACAAGGGAAACGCCTTCAGCGATCAGCACATCGCGCTGCTGAAGCCACTGGCCGCCCTGTGCGAATTGGCACTCCAACTTGGCGTCGAACGGGGCAGACAGGAGGCGTTTATCAGCATGGGCCACGTGCTCGCCTCGGACCCCGACGAGGAGACGCTGCTGCACGAAGTGCTCCGGATCGCTGCGGAGATGCTGGCGTTCGAGGCGTGTTCCATCTTCGTTTGGAGTTCGGAGGCGCGGGCCTATGTGCTGCGGGCGACGCGCGGCGACCTAGAGGGTCAGGTCGGGACGGCGATGTACACCGATGGCGAGGGACTGACCGGCAAGGTCGCGGAAACCGGCACAGCCATCCGGCTGGCCAATCCGACGGAGCATCCGGACTGGCGAGGGAAGTACCTGGAAATGCCTGCAGAGGAGATCAGCGCCTTTCTCGCAGTGCCAATTCCCGGAAGGGATAGGATGGTCGGGGTGATGCGGGTGCTGCGACGGCGCAGGGGCAGCCCGTGGATTGACAACAGCTTCACTGCAAACAACGAGCGGGTGCTGGCAGCGCTAGCCGCCCTGTTGGGCTCTGGCCTGGGAAGTATCCGAGCCGTACGTCGCCTCGTTCAATCGGAGCGAATGGCGGCTTGGGGCGAGATGTCCGCTCGCAGTGCGCACATGATCGGGAACCGAGCGTTTGCGATTCAGGGTGACCTGAACGAACTCCGATACGTGATCGAACAGCCGAACCCCGATATGGGGGCGATCCGGGATCTCGTAAATAGCCTCAGCGCCAACTTAGACCGACTCGAGGAGATCCTTTCCGAATTCCGGGACTTCGTGAAAGCCACCCACCTCGCCCTAGACACCACGGATATCAACGAGCTGGTGAGGTCAACGCTGGCCGAGATGTTCCCGAAGCGAACGGCAATCGAACTGAAGGTATCGCTGCAGGAAGATCTGCCGCCGGTTCAGTGCGATGCGGGCAAAATGCGTAGAGTGGTGTCGGAAATCATCGAGAATGCGCTGCACTTTCAGGAGAGTGGCACCTTCCGCGTGAGCACCGCACTGGCCGAGGAGCAAGACTTCCGGTCCGCGCGCATGTCCACGCCGGGCCGCCCATATGTGAAGCTAGTCTTTGAGGACGAGGGGCCAGGCGTCCCCGCGGATATGAAGCTGTCCATATTCGACCCCTTCCGCACCTCGCGGGTCAAAGGGATGGGTCTGGGACTGTCCATCGCAAAAGGTATCGTGGACGCTCACGGCGGTCGCCTTTACGAGGATGGAGTGCCCGGCACGGGAGCCCGATTCGTCATACTGCTGCCGGTGGGCAAGACGCCCGAGAGGAAGGCCAAGGATGTGTAG
- a CDS encoding response regulator, with translation MCRALVIDDEPDVRKAVRRRLERSGVKVFDASSAAQGILMIREADPPYDVIITDMSMEKPDSGIDVLNAAVARDLFAEVIVLTAYGNVANAVECMRRGAFDYVEKNSPGVDVYELLAIKVEQAMDRRRQSLRTVRKWESVAESLKKE, from the coding sequence ATGTGTAGAGCACTGGTAATCGACGATGAGCCCGATGTACGCAAGGCGGTTCGGCGCCGGCTGGAGCGCTCCGGGGTCAAGGTGTTCGACGCGAGCTCGGCGGCGCAGGGAATTCTGATGATTCGGGAAGCCGACCCGCCGTATGACGTCATTATCACCGACATGTCCATGGAGAAGCCGGATTCGGGGATTGACGTGCTGAACGCTGCCGTCGCACGCGACCTATTCGCAGAGGTGATCGTGCTGACAGCCTATGGCAACGTGGCGAACGCCGTGGAGTGCATGAGACGCGGAGCCTTCGACTACGTGGAGAAGAATTCCCCCGGGGTGGATGTCTACGAGCTGCTGGCCATCAAGGTCGAGCAAGCAATGGACCGACGCAGGCAATCGCTGCGCACCGTTCGCAAGTGGGAGAGCGTGGCGGAGTCGCTCAAGAAAGAGTGA
- a CDS encoding DUF4367 domain-containing protein, which translates to MFRTTYLLFLLGTAVVASQAQTNWQNPKTMRLVVTEKGDLVTEKQITVYRKGAQMRIEGTFPVGGALAKTPHVRLISGEGSFLYVPSLNAALAEPGVSASDRIEVAFPANVKKALFSAPASLLQKELQRPAKFEGEDTVVGRKCYVLTTTDPRSNVHQEKQWIDQTYGLVLRYHRIEAGKVVYSREVTEATFNEPMEDTLFGLPEGTTLVQGGVSATALERVRSLGDSTQYEAELAAVMEKFSKTLNLGWVATVTPPEKFRHASTVHRTMRSVGGNEPQVIRPFSGSTQGGPPPPGMQRIWVDPEGNRVSVSIVDDGAGMDSPPGVPRDRAVIVQARVTTAGGEPDIQVMEGPPPPDRERLEANLTPELRQRLQELREARRAAQQPNEGMFVSEFIDPDSGKTLVFVQSKDNDPTATLAARGPLGNSEKVTVAGVEGTLFTGGKPGGRVSVVWKQNNTWFGLSSVGLSKDELLQIAGTVKRFR; encoded by the coding sequence ATGTTTCGTACAACGTACCTCTTATTCCTGCTCGGCACGGCGGTCGTCGCCTCCCAGGCCCAAACGAACTGGCAGAACCCCAAGACGATGCGTCTGGTGGTCACCGAAAAGGGCGATCTGGTGACCGAGAAGCAGATCACCGTCTACCGCAAGGGCGCGCAGATGCGTATCGAGGGCACCTTCCCAGTCGGCGGCGCACTGGCCAAGACTCCGCACGTCCGTCTCATATCCGGCGAAGGCTCGTTCCTGTACGTCCCGAGTCTGAATGCTGCGCTTGCCGAACCTGGCGTGTCGGCGTCCGATCGAATCGAGGTCGCCTTCCCGGCGAACGTGAAGAAGGCGCTGTTCTCTGCCCCCGCATCCCTGCTTCAGAAGGAGCTTCAGCGACCGGCCAAGTTCGAAGGCGAAGATACGGTCGTTGGCCGAAAGTGTTACGTTCTCACTACCACCGACCCTCGGAGTAACGTTCACCAGGAGAAGCAGTGGATTGACCAAACGTACGGCCTCGTCCTTCGATACCACCGCATCGAAGCGGGCAAGGTCGTCTACTCGCGAGAAGTAACAGAGGCCACCTTCAACGAGCCGATGGAAGACACGCTGTTCGGTCTGCCGGAAGGGACTACGTTGGTCCAGGGCGGCGTGTCGGCCACGGCGCTCGAGAGGGTTCGAAGCCTAGGCGACAGCACGCAGTACGAAGCAGAACTCGCAGCCGTGATGGAGAAGTTCAGCAAGACGCTGAACCTGGGTTGGGTCGCGACGGTCACCCCGCCCGAGAAGTTCCGCCACGCATCCACCGTTCACCGCACGATGCGTTCTGTTGGAGGCAACGAGCCCCAGGTCATCCGGCCTTTCTCGGGTAGCACGCAGGGAGGTCCCCCACCACCCGGTATGCAGCGCATCTGGGTGGACCCGGAGGGCAACCGCGTTTCCGTGAGCATCGTGGACGACGGAGCAGGCATGGATTCGCCGCCCGGAGTGCCTCGCGACCGCGCCGTGATCGTTCAGGCCCGAGTGACCACCGCTGGTGGAGAGCCGGATATCCAGGTGATGGAAGGCCCGCCGCCGCCCGACCGAGAGCGTTTGGAGGCGAACCTGACGCCGGAATTGCGACAGCGACTTCAGGAGTTGCGCGAAGCCCGGCGCGCGGCCCAGCAGCCGAACGAGGGCATGTTCGTCAGCGAGTTTATAGACCCCGACAGCGGGAAGACTCTCGTCTTCGTCCAGTCCAAGGACAACGACCCGACTGCGACGCTCGCTGCTCGCGGACCGCTGGGCAACTCCGAGAAGGTGACCGTGGCGGGGGTCGAGGGGACGCTGTTCACCGGAGGCAAGCCTGGCGGGCGCGTCTCGGTGGTCTGGAAGCAGAACAACACCTGGTTCGGGTTGTCCAGCGTGGGGCTATCCAAGGACGAGTTGCTGCAGATTGCAGGCACGGTGAAGCGCTTCCGCTAG
- a CDS encoding DUF4339 domain-containing protein, producing the protein MASWYYISGQGQIGPIGEIQVRNLVEGNIITRQTLMWKPGMAEWLPAGSIPEVAAMFSHFTPPSPPPGTSAQAPFPSPAAPDAQNVRAGSYEPVEYSVPTGRSRVAAGVLNMFLPGAGRLYLGYFLIGFLQLVVTVVSVPLYYYIPCTCLPFCVPGHLWSFIDGLMMLAFNTVDNDARGVPLRD; encoded by the coding sequence GTGGCTTCGTGGTACTACATCAGCGGTCAGGGCCAGATCGGGCCGATAGGCGAGATTCAGGTAAGAAACCTGGTAGAGGGGAACATCATCACTCGCCAGACGCTCATGTGGAAGCCGGGGATGGCCGAGTGGTTGCCTGCCGGAAGCATCCCGGAGGTGGCAGCGATGTTCTCGCACTTCACACCTCCTTCTCCTCCGCCCGGCACGTCGGCTCAGGCTCCGTTCCCGTCGCCGGCGGCCCCGGACGCGCAGAACGTTAGGGCGGGCTCGTACGAACCGGTCGAGTATTCGGTGCCCACGGGCAGGAGCCGCGTGGCCGCCGGGGTGCTGAACATGTTCCTGCCCGGTGCGGGGCGGCTGTACCTCGGTTACTTTCTCATCGGCTTCCTCCAACTCGTGGTCACCGTCGTGAGCGTTCCCTTGTACTACTACATCCCGTGCACGTGCCTGCCGTTCTGCGTGCCGGGGCACCTGTGGTCGTTCATCGACGGCCTCATGATGCTGGCGTTCAACACCGTGGACAACGACGCTCGCGGCGTCCCGCTCCGGGACTGA
- a CDS encoding glycosyltransferase family 2 protein: MSCPRPSLAVIIPAYNEEARIEGTLRRVAEYLDGRGASYRVTVVSDGSTDGTEHIVQTFAESHPRFDLLAYTPNRGKGYAVRHGMLSCEGDRMLLSDADLATPIEELEKLEAAMANGADVAIGSRPLRESRLEVRQPFYREWLGRAFNRFVQLLGVPGIHDTQCGFKLFTHEAAKDVFSRCTYDGFSFDIEALYVARLLKYEIAEVPIVWRHQAGSKVNLLRDGMRMTWDLLKLRTRGSARYVVQPNER, from the coding sequence TTGAGCTGCCCCAGACCCAGCCTGGCCGTGATCATCCCCGCGTACAACGAGGAGGCGCGCATCGAGGGCACGCTGCGCCGCGTGGCGGAGTACCTGGACGGACGCGGGGCATCCTATCGCGTGACCGTGGTGAGCGACGGGAGCACGGACGGTACCGAGCACATCGTCCAGACGTTCGCAGAAAGCCACCCCCGTTTCGACCTGCTGGCCTATACCCCGAACCGCGGCAAGGGCTACGCCGTGCGTCACGGCATGCTGAGTTGCGAGGGGGACCGGATGCTGCTCTCCGACGCTGACCTGGCAACCCCCATCGAAGAGCTGGAGAAGCTGGAGGCAGCCATGGCGAACGGAGCCGACGTCGCGATTGGGTCTCGCCCCTTGCGAGAAAGCCGGCTGGAGGTGCGCCAACCCTTCTATCGCGAGTGGCTGGGGCGGGCCTTCAACCGCTTCGTGCAGCTTCTGGGTGTGCCCGGCATTCACGACACGCAATGCGGTTTCAAGTTGTTCACGCACGAGGCAGCGAAGGACGTGTTCTCGCGCTGCACCTACGATGGTTTCTCCTTCGATATCGAGGCGCTGTACGTAGCCAGACTGCTGAAGTACGAGATCGCCGAGGTGCCGATCGTGTGGAGGCACCAGGCCGGCTCCAAAGTCAACCTGCTGCGTGACGGCATGCGGATGACGTGGGACTTGTTGAAGCTTCGCACTCGTGGCTCGGCCCGCTACGTCGTTCAGCCCAATGAACGCTGA
- a CDS encoding class I SAM-dependent methyltransferase: MNAEEYERLFRMEDRYWWFVARRELGVGFVRMHVPRHARILDVGCGAGATARDLSAHGTVFACDLSERALTFCRQRGLSALALGDLQRLPFRTGSVECVVALDVLEHVSDDEDALKEIARVLSPNGTLVLSTPAYPLLWSGHDVALHHFRRYRRARLRSLVERSGLEIVRLSYAVFFLFPLVAIARLVGRILGRKSRTGLWWLGDWPNRVLLALMRWENRLLRRTDLPWGVSLVLVARK, translated from the coding sequence ATGAACGCTGAAGAGTACGAGCGGCTCTTCCGCATGGAAGACCGCTACTGGTGGTTCGTGGCTCGCCGCGAGCTCGGCGTGGGGTTCGTGCGGATGCACGTGCCGCGACACGCACGCATCCTGGACGTGGGCTGCGGGGCGGGTGCTACTGCGCGTGATCTCTCGGCGCACGGTACGGTTTTCGCCTGTGACCTGAGCGAGCGGGCACTGACTTTCTGCAGGCAGAGGGGACTGAGCGCTCTTGCGCTCGGGGACCTGCAGCGCCTGCCTTTCCGCACGGGCTCGGTCGAGTGCGTGGTCGCTCTGGACGTCCTAGAGCACGTGTCGGATGACGAAGACGCTCTGAAAGAGATTGCGCGCGTGCTGTCGCCTAACGGAACACTGGTGCTCAGCACACCCGCCTACCCCCTGCTATGGAGCGGGCACGACGTCGCACTTCATCATTTCCGTCGGTACCGGCGTGCCCGGCTCAGATCGCTCGTGGAGCGGTCGGGGTTGGAGATCGTGCGGCTCTCGTACGCTGTCTTCTTCCTCTTTCCCCTCGTCGCCATCGCTCGGCTGGTAGGCCGTATACTGGGTAGGAAGTCGCGGACGGGGCTGTGGTGGCTCGGCGACTGGCCGAACCGGGTGCTGCTTGCGCTAATGCGTTGGGAGAACCGACTCCTTCGCCGCACCGATCTGCCGTGGGGAGTGAGTCTCGTGTTGGTGGCGCGAAAGTGA